Proteins encoded in a region of the Bombyx mori chromosome 21, ASM3026992v2 genome:
- the CPR21 gene encoding cuticular protein RR-1 motif 21 precursor (The RefSeq protein has 1 frameshift, 1 non-frameshifting indel compared to this genomic sequence): MKLILIVAAFLAVTFADNVESDKEIEDSEAAESVGLLSKSLDLNTAASAYNSYAPSNQSPPIQWKPQNTWNAPPKPIQPINTYPQNNYAPPQNSYYPQNTYAPPQNTYRPTWSTPSYQTSTTTTPVPVIKNEMYYGDNGSYKYEYQIADGTHVGEEGYFTNPNTEEASLVKKGWYSYTGADGKVYTVHYWADKTGYHAYGDHLPTPPPVPAAIQAALDQNAKEEAAQAEAEKNKPQHVYHPTQAPIYYPTQAPTYYPTQAPSYYPTQAPTYYPTQAPSYYPTQPPYLLPYPSSQSLSIPVIPPRTKLSKLR, from the exons CAGAAGCAGCGGAATCTGTTGGTCTACTAAGCAAAAGCTTAGACCTCAACACGGCTGCTAGTGCATACAACTCGTACGCACCTTCGAACCAGAGCCCGCCTATCCAGTGGAAACCTCAAAATACGTGGAACGCTCCACCCAAGCCGATCCAGCCGATAAATACTTATCCCCAAAACAATTACGCCCCCCCTCAAAACAATTACGCCCCCCCTCAAAACTCATACTATCCTCAGAATACATATGCTCCTCCTCAAAACACCTATCGTCCCACCTGGAGCACGCCTTCATATCAGACTTCGACCACAACAACTCCCGTCCCAGTGATCAAGAACGAAATGTATTATGGTGATAATGGCAGTTACAAATACGA GTATCAAATCGCCGATGGAACACACGTAGGCGAGGAAGGCTACTTCACGAATCCCAACACAGAAGAGGCAAGCCTGGTGAAAAAGGGCTGGTACTCTTACACTGGAGCTGATGGCAAAGTTTACACCGTCCACTACTGGGCCGACAAGACTGGCTACCATGCTTACGGGGACCATTTACCCACTCCTCCTCCCGTACCTGCTGCTATTCAGGC AGCCCTTGATCAAAATGCCAAAGAGGAAGCCGCGCAGGCTGAAGCCGAAAAGAACAAGCCACAACACGTTTATCATCCCACACAGGCGCCTATTTACTACCCGACCCAAGCACCTACATACTATCCCACCCAAGCCCCATCTTACTACCCCACCCAAGCTCCAACTTACTATCCCACTCAAGCTCCTTCTTACTACCCAACTCAGCCC TACCTACTACCCTACCCAAGCTCCCAGTCACTATCCATCCCAGTCATACCCCCAAGAACAAAACTATCCAAGTTACGGTAA
- the CPR21 gene encoding cuticular protein RR-1 motif 21 isoform X1 → MKLILIVAAFLAVTFADNVESDKEIEDSEAAESVGLLSKSLDLNTAASAYNSYAPSNQSPPIQWKPQNTWNAPPKPIQPINTYPQNNYAPPQNNYAPPQNSYYPQNTYAPPQNTYRPTWSTPSYQTSTTTTPVPVIKNEMYYGDNGSYKYEYQIADGTHVGEEGYFTNPNTEEASLVKKGWYSYTGADGKVYTVHYWADKTGYHAYGDHLPTPPPVPAAIQAALDQNAKEEAAQAEAEKNKPQHVYHPTQAPIYYPTQAPTYYPTQAPSYYPTQAPTYYPTQAPSYYPTQPPTYYPTQAPSHYPSQSYPQEQNYPSYGKK, encoded by the exons CAGAAGCAGCGGAATCTGTTGGTCTACTAAGCAAAAGCTTAGACCTCAACACGGCTGCTAGTGCATACAACTCGTACGCACCTTCGAACCAGAGCCCGCCTATCCAGTGGAAACCTCAAAATACGTGGAACGCTCCACCCAAGCCGATCCAGCCGATAAATACTTATCCCCAAAACAATTACGCCCCCCCTCAAAACAATTACGCCCCCCCTCAAAACTCATACTATCCTCAGAATACATATGCTCCTCCTCAAAACACCTATCGTCCCACCTGGAGCACGCCTTCATATCAGACTTCGACCACAACAACTCCCGTCCCAGTGATCAAGAACGAAATGTATTATGGTGATAATGGCAGTTACAAATACGA GTATCAAATCGCCGATGGAACACACGTAGGCGAGGAAGGCTACTTCACGAATCCCAACACAGAAGAGGCAAGCCTGGTGAAAAAGGGCTGGTACTCTTACACTGGAGCTGATGGCAAAGTTTACACCGTCCACTACTGGGCCGACAAGACTGGCTACCATGCTTACGGGGACCATTTACCCACTCCTCCTCCCGTACCTGCTGCTATTCAGGC AGCCCTTGATCAAAATGCCAAAGAGGAAGCCGCGCAGGCTGAAGCCGAAAAGAACAAGCCACAACACGTTTATCATCCCACACAGGCGCCTATTTACTACCCGACCCAAGCACCTACATACTATCCCACCCAAGCCCCATCTTACTACCCCACCCAAGCTCCAACTTACTATCCCACTCAAGCTCCTTCTTACTACCCAACTCAGCCCCCTACCTACTACCCTACCCAAGCTCCCAGTCACTATCCATCCCAGTCATACCCCCAAGAACAAAACTATCCAAGTTACGGTAAAAAGTAG